In the genome of Deltaproteobacteria bacterium, one region contains:
- the rsmB gene encoding 16S rRNA (cytosine(967)-C(5))-methyltransferase RsmB: MKKTPRHIAVEILNRVEEHGAFAEPLLDAYLSGALLTNIHDRRLITQIVYGTLRMRGRLDWIIDYLYRGNFISMDVGIKNILRTGLYQFLFTERIPDFAIVDEAVEITKILHPARSGLVNAILRNAIRKKDDIVYPEIGKDPSLHISIVHSHPLWMVKKWITIFGVEETAALCSANNEIPPTALRVNTLKTTRERTMEELLLNGFDVKVTAYSPDGLILSNPGMSIRETTCYTSGHIQVQDEASQLIARLADPKPGENILDICAGVGGKTTHLAEVMNNSGSITAIDISEKKIEALRKNATRLGVTIVDTQVGDAREKPGKAFSERFDKIIVDAPCSGLGTLRRNPEIKWRTTPEDLKKCAVLQKALMESAALYLKKGGFLIYSTCTIMPEENEEVIKDFITHHPDFMITHPLNTINSRLVDNRGYFRSYPHRHGTDGFFGAVLVKKISKGLTP; the protein is encoded by the coding sequence ATGAAGAAAACGCCGCGCCACATCGCCGTTGAAATTTTGAATCGCGTAGAGGAGCATGGCGCATTTGCAGAACCCCTTCTGGATGCCTATCTTTCGGGAGCTCTCCTCACTAATATCCACGACCGAAGATTAATCACCCAGATCGTCTATGGCACCCTGAGGATGAGGGGACGTCTTGACTGGATTATCGATTACCTCTACAGGGGAAACTTCATTTCAATGGACGTGGGTATAAAAAACATACTGCGGACGGGCCTCTACCAGTTTCTGTTTACCGAAAGGATACCGGATTTTGCCATTGTCGACGAAGCCGTTGAGATAACGAAAATATTACACCCGGCGCGATCAGGGCTGGTAAACGCCATTCTGAGAAACGCCATCAGGAAGAAAGATGACATCGTTTATCCGGAGATTGGAAAAGATCCGTCACTTCATATCTCAATTGTCCATTCGCACCCGTTGTGGATGGTAAAAAAGTGGATCACAATATTTGGAGTTGAAGAAACTGCTGCGCTCTGCAGCGCAAACAACGAAATCCCCCCCACTGCCCTGCGGGTAAACACCCTGAAAACAACCCGGGAAAGGACAATGGAAGAACTACTGCTTAATGGTTTTGACGTTAAGGTAACCGCCTATTCTCCCGACGGTCTCATTCTGTCCAATCCGGGAATGTCTATCAGAGAAACGACCTGTTATACATCCGGGCATATCCAGGTTCAGGATGAGGCGTCACAGTTGATTGCCCGCCTCGCCGATCCGAAACCGGGAGAGAATATCCTTGATATCTGTGCCGGTGTGGGAGGAAAGACGACCCATCTTGCCGAAGTTATGAATAATAGTGGCAGCATTACAGCCATTGACATCAGTGAGAAAAAGATCGAAGCCCTGAGGAAAAACGCAACGAGACTCGGTGTCACAATCGTGGACACCCAGGTGGGAGATGCCAGAGAAAAACCGGGGAAAGCATTCTCCGAAAGGTTCGACAAAATAATCGTTGATGCGCCATGCTCAGGCCTCGGTACACTGAGGAGGAATCCCGAAATAAAATGGCGCACCACACCGGAAGACCTGAAAAAATGTGCCGTTCTGCAAAAAGCATTAATGGAGAGCGCTGCCCTTTACTTGAAAAAGGGTGGCTTTCTCATTTATAGTACCTGCACCATTATGCCGGAGGAAAACGAAGAAGTAATCAAAGATTTTATTACCCATCACCCGGATTTTATGATTACCCATCCGCTGAATACGATAAATTCCCGCCTGGTTGATAACCGGGGGTATTTCAGGAGCTATCCTCATCGGCACGGGACGGACGGTTTCTTCGGGGCGGTGCTCGTTAAGAAAATTAGTAAGGGATTAACCCCGTAA
- a CDS encoding cell envelope biogenesis protein OmpA produces MKRIFILVTILLVIGCASHGPVLYPNEHLKMVGKEQAQRDIEECDRLAAEYVKSDAGKAVAKNTVAGGAAGAVIGGAGGAATGSLKRGSAVGAATGAAVGLVRGVSKASQPSPIHKKFVERCLRERGYDPLGWE; encoded by the coding sequence ATGAAAAGAATTTTCATTTTGGTCACTATTCTCCTTGTAATAGGTTGTGCTTCCCATGGTCCTGTTCTCTATCCCAACGAACACCTTAAAATGGTCGGGAAGGAACAGGCACAAAGGGACATTGAGGAGTGTGATCGCCTTGCTGCCGAATATGTGAAATCAGACGCCGGTAAGGCAGTGGCAAAAAACACTGTTGCGGGTGGGGCGGCGGGCGCTGTAATTGGAGGCGCGGGAGGAGCTGCTACCGGCAGCCTGAAGAGGGGATCGGCTGTAGGAGCAGCTACAGGCGCGGCGGTCGGTCTCGTCAGAGGGGTCTCAAAGGCATCCCAACCGAGCCCAATCCACAAGAAATTTGTGGAGCGATGCCTTAGAGAACGTGGATATGATCCCTTAGGATGGGAATAG
- a CDS encoding MBL fold metallo-hydrolase: MFLKQMQVSQMAVFAYIVGDPESGEGLVVDPAANVAGIISEAKKNNVNIKYIVNTHGHVDHIAGNTEMKTKTGAQIIIHRDDADMLVSTPPMVFRMFGAKQSPPADIIVNDGDFITVGNVSLKVIHTPGHSPGGMSLYIKGYVFTGDTLFVEAVGRSDLPGGSWPVMHRSIMDKLCTLPDDTKVMPGHNYGRTPTSTIGHEKKYNPYLQ, translated from the coding sequence ATGTTTCTCAAGCAGATGCAGGTTAGTCAGATGGCGGTATTTGCCTACATCGTAGGCGACCCGGAAAGCGGTGAAGGTCTGGTCGTAGATCCAGCGGCCAATGTTGCCGGCATCATTTCGGAAGCGAAAAAAAACAACGTAAACATCAAATATATTGTGAATACCCACGGCCATGTGGATCATATAGCAGGCAATACGGAAATGAAAACCAAAACAGGGGCGCAGATTATCATTCACAGAGATGATGCCGACATGCTTGTGTCAACTCCGCCTATGGTCTTCAGGATGTTCGGAGCAAAGCAATCCCCGCCCGCTGATATCATCGTAAATGACGGTGATTTTATAACTGTGGGAAACGTCTCACTGAAGGTCATTCACACTCCCGGGCATTCCCCCGGGGGCATGTCCCTCTATATCAAAGGGTATGTTTTCACGGGAGACACTCTTTTTGTCGAGGCGGTGGGAAGAAGCGACCTTCCGGGAGGGTCATGGCCGGTGATGCACCGTTCCATTATGGATAAGCTCTGCACACTGCCCGATGATACCAAAGTGATGCCGGGGCACAACTACGGGAGAACGCCAACGTCCACAATAGGTCATGAAAAGAAGTATAATCCCTATCTGCAATAA
- a CDS encoding phosphoribosylaminoimidazolesuccinocarboxamide synthase, which produces MNNKGISTTDLKGLKLFNKGKVRDVYEVDNYLLIIATDRISAFDVIMPNPIPGKGEILTRMSVFWFNRMKDIVENHLVSTNPLDFPEECSPFMKELKGRSMLVKKAEPLPIECVVRGYLSGSGWKDYLHSKTISGIKLPGGLKESSKLSDPLFTPSTKAPSGEHDMAITRKEMENIIGPERTENIIEISLAIYNRASKTAEEAGIIIADTKMEFGIIEDQLILIDELLTPDSSRFWPREDYEAGRPQKSFDKQFLRDYLISLKWNQKPPAPELPKEIIEKTRAKYEEALNRLVK; this is translated from the coding sequence ATGAACAATAAAGGTATAAGTACAACTGATTTAAAAGGATTGAAACTGTTCAATAAAGGAAAGGTTCGTGATGTTTACGAAGTTGATAATTACCTCCTTATTATTGCAACAGACAGGATATCTGCTTTTGATGTTATCATGCCGAATCCCATTCCGGGCAAGGGGGAAATCCTTACGAGGATGTCGGTCTTCTGGTTTAACAGGATGAAAGATATTGTAGAAAACCATCTCGTATCAACAAATCCTCTCGATTTCCCCGAAGAATGCAGTCCCTTCATGAAGGAACTTAAGGGGAGAAGCATGCTCGTGAAAAAAGCGGAGCCCCTTCCTATAGAATGCGTTGTGCGTGGATACCTGAGTGGCTCAGGCTGGAAGGACTATCTTCATAGTAAAACGATTTCCGGCATTAAACTTCCCGGTGGATTAAAAGAATCATCAAAGCTTTCTGACCCTCTGTTTACACCTTCCACCAAGGCCCCGTCAGGTGAGCATGACATGGCAATCACAAGAAAAGAAATGGAAAACATCATTGGTCCTGAACGTACTGAAAATATTATTGAAATAAGCCTTGCCATATATAACAGGGCATCGAAAACAGCCGAAGAGGCGGGTATCATTATAGCGGACACCAAGATGGAATTTGGTATTATCGAAGACCAACTGATCCTGATTGATGAATTATTGACGCCGGATTCATCAAGATTCTGGCCCAGAGAGGATTACGAAGCAGGAAGACCCCAAAAGAGTTTTGACAAACAGTTCCTGAGGGATTATCTCATATCACTCAAATGGAACCAAAAACCGCCCGCCCCTGAGCTTCCTAAGGAGATTATCGAAAAAACAAGGGCAAAGTATGAGGAAGCACTCAATCGACTCGTCAAATAA